A stretch of Brachyhypopomus gauderio isolate BG-103 chromosome 3, BGAUD_0.2, whole genome shotgun sequence DNA encodes these proteins:
- the LOC143510017 gene encoding uncharacterized protein LOC143510017 has product MMMRFLENKDAIITTLALTNPRLAALTPDEWEEMKQACDVLKPFEEVTVEISGERYVTASKVILLARGLQKIASNVRQAGNLTDSVELLVATICQQMSHCFHKTESHALLSEAAALYPRFKKKAFGKDIGPSIGPINNSAMLQQG; this is encoded by the exons ATGATGATGAGGTTCCTGGAAAATAAAGATGCCATCATAACAACCCTGGCCTTAACTAATCCAAGACTGGCTGCCCTCACACCAGATGAGTGGGAGGAAATGAAACAGGCCTGTGATGTACTAAAGCCCTTTGAAGAGGTCACTGTTGAAATCAGTGGTGAGAG gTATGTGACTGCTTCAAAAGTGATTCTTCTGGCAAGAGGCCTGCAGAAGATTGCTTCAAACGTCCGACAAGCTGGAAACCTGACAGATTCTGTGGAGCTTTTGGTGGCGACCATTTGCCAGCAGATGTCACACTGTTTTCATAAAACTGAGTCCCATGCTTTGCTCTCTGAGGCAGCAGCACTGTACCCCAGGTTCAAGAAAAAGGCCTTTGGGAAGGATATAGGACCTTCCATAGGACCTATCAACAACTCTGCAATGCTGCAGCAAGGGTGA